In Terriglobales bacterium, one genomic interval encodes:
- a CDS encoding glycerol-3-phosphate dehydrogenase/oxidase, whose protein sequence is MEGIFNNYTRPSLNGKHFDVVVIGGGISGVAIALECARGGKRTLLLEQNDFASGTTSRSTRIIHGGLRYLEHGELGLVRECLREREQLLRQQPHLVHPVQFVLALKPGSRHSALTIRAGLWLYKALAGKQNHNGISKSDVRLLEEQLDNGASFSTFSYEDAQCEFPELLVAEWLSDAIQAGCEARNHARVLDLKVKDGRACGVMFRDQLDGSEQTVEATWVINATGPWCDHVCQQFPLRQSKRLVGGVRGSHIVLPAVPEMPQSVIYTEAADGRPFFVIPWNRQLLVGTTEVADEQEPGDAQPSQTEVDYLLRSLAALFPRQHFATSDIRYAFAGVRPLPYSPGETPGTITRRHFLHDHAEEGAAGMLSVIGGKLTNAASLARLCARKIGVESSSPAKVQIALASSEDVETTLHQWSQQIARIAGISEASARGIAEWHGPWAQAIAHVAASSDEQRLPLCQHTEHLVAEAAAAFASQHAITLGDVLLRRVPVALGACWTEKCSAEAAHRIGKVMGWSENTIQEALEGFEEERIKFLNPSASKRPLVGQRSSQK, encoded by the coding sequence ATGGAAGGTATCTTTAATAACTACACGCGGCCTTCCCTAAATGGAAAACACTTCGATGTCGTCGTGATTGGCGGCGGCATCAGCGGAGTGGCAATTGCTCTGGAGTGTGCGCGCGGCGGCAAGCGTACACTGCTCCTGGAGCAAAATGACTTTGCCTCAGGAACCACCAGCCGTTCCACGCGCATTATTCACGGTGGCTTACGCTACCTAGAGCATGGAGAGTTGGGGTTAGTCCGAGAGTGCCTGCGCGAGCGCGAGCAGCTTCTGCGCCAGCAACCACATTTGGTCCATCCCGTGCAGTTTGTGCTGGCGTTGAAACCCGGCTCGCGACACAGTGCACTCACGATCCGCGCTGGATTGTGGCTTTACAAAGCTTTGGCCGGCAAGCAGAACCACAATGGTATTTCAAAATCGGACGTTCGTCTGCTGGAAGAGCAACTCGACAACGGCGCTTCATTCTCTACTTTTTCATACGAAGACGCACAATGCGAGTTCCCTGAGCTGCTGGTAGCCGAGTGGTTGTCAGATGCGATACAGGCCGGCTGCGAGGCGAGAAACCATGCGCGGGTGCTGGACCTGAAAGTGAAAGACGGTCGTGCTTGTGGTGTGATGTTTCGCGACCAACTCGATGGTAGCGAACAAACCGTCGAGGCCACGTGGGTCATCAATGCCACCGGCCCATGGTGTGACCACGTGTGCCAGCAGTTCCCTTTGCGCCAGAGCAAGCGTCTGGTTGGCGGTGTGCGTGGCAGTCATATTGTTCTGCCGGCTGTTCCTGAGATGCCGCAATCGGTAATTTATACGGAAGCTGCCGATGGGCGTCCATTTTTTGTGATTCCGTGGAACCGGCAGCTTCTAGTTGGGACTACAGAAGTTGCAGACGAACAAGAGCCGGGAGACGCGCAACCCTCGCAGACGGAAGTTGATTACCTGCTACGCTCACTGGCAGCTCTATTTCCACGGCAACATTTTGCAACCAGCGACATACGTTATGCATTCGCTGGGGTCCGTCCTCTGCCGTATTCGCCGGGCGAAACGCCCGGCACGATCACGCGGCGGCACTTTCTGCATGACCACGCGGAAGAAGGCGCTGCTGGAATGCTTTCTGTAATCGGAGGCAAGCTGACCAATGCAGCCAGCCTGGCCCGCCTGTGTGCACGCAAGATCGGAGTTGAAAGCAGCAGCCCGGCAAAAGTACAGATTGCTTTAGCCTCTTCAGAAGATGTGGAAACAACTCTGCATCAGTGGTCGCAGCAAATTGCTCGCATTGCCGGAATCTCTGAGGCGTCGGCGCGTGGAATCGCTGAATGGCATGGCCCCTGGGCCCAGGCCATTGCACACGTGGCAGCAAGTTCCGATGAACAGCGCTTGCCCCTCTGCCAGCATACGGAACATCTGGTAGCCGAGGCAGCGGCGGCATTCGCAAGCCAGCATGCCATCACGCTGGGCGATGTTTTGTTGCGGCGAGTACCGGTTGCGCTGGGAGCGTGCTGGACTGAAAAGTGTAGCGCCGAAGCTGCGCACAGGATTGGAAAAGTTATGGGGTGGAGTGAGAATACCATTCAAGAAGCATTGGAGGGCTTTGAGGAAGAGCGCATAAAGTTCTTGAATCCATCAGCGAGCAAACGACCATTAGTTGGCCAGCGTTCATCACAAAAGTGA